The Daphnia carinata strain CSIRO-1 chromosome 9, CSIRO_AGI_Dcar_HiC_V3, whole genome shotgun sequence nucleotide sequence TCTGTAAACACAGCACcttcttgttttccatctttaACGGAAGGAAGTTGTTTGTCATCTGATTTATCAGAATCATCCTCCAGGAGTTGAAACGGATTCGAGGTGACTATTGGTTTCAGAGAACCACTACCTTGTGCTCTTGCTTGGGGAGGGGTCGCTTTAGGTGTTGGGTTGATAACCGTGTTCTTTACCTCTTTGGTGGGACGCGAGTCTTTTCGTATTGGCCCCTGTTTCTGTGGAGACTGATTTAGCTGTCCTTCGAGCTCTTGGTTAGCTTCGTCGTGTATCTCCTCAATTGTCTTTGGTCCATTTACTGCTCGCCGGGGTTTCCATCCAGTTTTGCGTAGATCTATAACGTCTTGAATCATGAAACGGATACGGTTCGATACTTTACGCTCACGGGCTATGGCCTGTAAGTTTTGAATGTATGAGTCCATAATTTGGGCGTTCGTAAATTTGGGTGTAGCTCCAGTCTTTGGAAGTGTAGAACCCTCTAACTGCTTGCCGATGGTGGTCAGCAATTTGCAGAGACATTCAATCGAGTCTTCGTCTTCCTTCTGGCTTAGTAATTTACGAATACAGTGATGCATAACATTGGAAGAAATGACGTCGACTTTGAATAACTCGCCAATGAATCGAATGTTCCCTAGCGATGTTCGTCTATTCTTCTCAACCAGTTCATTTAATTCATCTTGCAGTTTTTGCTTCACTTCTTCTGTTTCGGCGGCTTCAAGCTCAGTTCGTTTCTTATCGGTTTCGACTAGACTAGCGCTATCCTTTTCAAATTCCTTTTGGCAATGAGCCAAGAGCAGTTTGCGGAAGTTAACAGTTTGCTCGGGATTTGAAGACGATGCGACTTCTTTTGTCGACAGTGCTAAACACATCTTTGCGTATATGGAGGAGAAAATTGGTTCGTCGACGGCTTTTgcaaaaaagattttgatcaCCTCTGCCAAAGAATCTTGGCTGTCGATCTTTGCCTCTTGGATCTTCGTTAATAACCGTTCGTAGTTTGACGGCGTGAGCTTGTTCAAAATTCCACGTACAGTTTTCAAAATCTGGTCGCTAGCTGTCAAGTTACTGTCTTCAGATTTTGCAGAGGACCTCTTTGGTTTCCAAACGTTGGCGTTATCTGGCTTTCTCGGTTCTTCCTGTGAACTCGTCAGTTTTATTTCGCGTCTTTGTGGGTAGTTATGTTCCCTTGGAGGTAATAGTGGACCAAAAGAGCGAGTCATAGTTTCAACTCCTTGGTTGTTCGGGGTTGATTCTGAGCTGGGTGAGTCACGAAGAATACCAAGAGCTGCCAGACATTCGATGTTGGTGATCCCAATGCTGTTCTTCAGTTCCATGAGCGCACGCCGATCATACACCCTTCTCGATGTGTTTGGTTCTGGAAGAGATTTTGGCTCTGCTCCGATATCTTGTCGTTGGATACTTGGTGGTGCGCACACGGCTACTTCGGGCTCTTTGATTTTCTCTTCAATTTGACCAGCAGTAGACGCATTCACAAGCTTTCCAGTAAGTTCGTCGTTGGATTGTCGAAGTTTGCCAACTTCTTCTTGCAATCGTTTTATTAAGTCGGCTTGGGCAAGCGAGTCGGCTTCTTTCCTTGCAAAATCTTCTGCCAGTTTATCTTTTGAATCTTGCAGCTTGGTGATTGTTTTTCCCAAGTCTTTGGAAATAGTTTCCTGATCTGAGAggagatttttcattttgtctaGCTCTAGGTCTTTTGAAGCCAAAAGCTTGATTTTCTCTTCCGCTAATTGTTCATGGTGTTGCCTCAGCTGCTCTTTTGAAAGTTGCAGTTTCTTCAATTCTTCTTGCAAGTCTTTGACAACGTTGTCCTGATCTGAGAGGAGTCGCTTCATCTTCTCCAATTCCAAGCTTTTGGAAGCCAAAAGTGCGGTTGTCTCTTCCGTTAAAAGCACCTGACGTTTTTTCTGCTCTTCTAATTCCTCCTGATGTTCTCGTTTCTGACAATCAAGCGCACTGAGtagcttttcgttttctttcgaaaCAACGTCACGATCCGAGATGAATTTCCGCACCTCCTCAAACTTGCCGATGGTAGACCAGTTAGATTCATTCTCCTCAAGTTTGTCAATTAATTCGGCGTTAGAACGTTTCACCTCATTCACCTCTTGCTGCAAGTTCTTGATCAAATCGTCTTGATCTGAGAAGGATTTCCTCATCTGCTGCAGCTCTGAGTCTTTTGAAGCCAAAAGTTGACTGTGCTTTTCTGTCCCAGCAAATTCGCGTTCCATAACAAAGTTACGCAACTTCTCTAATTGCAGTTCCTTCAAAGCCAATACCTGAGTTCTCTTTTGGTTCAATAGGGTGTTACGCTGCCTCAGTTTTTCAAATTCCTTCTGATATTCTTCCGTTTTGTGTTTCAGGTCGCAACGAAGCTTTGCGATTTCTTCGTGAAGAACATCGTGGCCGGGCTGGAGCTTCTTAGTGATCGCCAACTCCTGGTCTTTTAAAGCCAAAAGTTGGGTGGTTTTGTCCTCTAGCAAGCGTCGCTGACGTTCCAAGATTTCAAATTGTTTCTGATATTCTTGACTACAGCTCAGGTCAGTACGCAATTTCTGGTTTTCTTGCTGAAGGTTATCGCGAGCCATtctaatttcaaaaactagGTGCTGCAGCCGGGTTATTTCCTCCACGTCGTCCTGGTTGGTGGAAAACTCTTTCTGGTTTGTTTTCTGGTTTGACGTGTGTGTCGATTGTTTTTCTGGTTGTGGACTTGCCGCATCGGCAGGAGCTGGGTTGACGGATCCGAAAATCCACGTAGGGAGAAAGTAAAGGATTAATTCTCTGAAAGCCATTTTGAAGGTAATGAAGAATTGTTTGGTGCTATAGAAACTATAACTGATATGTTTCATTAGAACGTCGGATACTATTATGCCAGCGGTCAATGAAATGGCAGCCAACATCTCCGTTTTCCTTCACTAATTTTGattagaaaatgattttccacatggaaatgaaaaagtgtGGTAAGTATTTGAAAGCATGTATTATTAAAAACatatttcaaatgaattcacacaaatattttaaagGAAATTAATATTATCAAGAAATTTCCTGATACCCACCTATCCACAGTCTCAATGACATTATGGCGAGTTTTCCGCCACCGATAGCAACGTGACGTTTAATATTTTTGCTAGATTTAGAACTAATATTTTACGAAGTTGAGATACTCGTAGTTTCTTCAAGAAAACAAGGCAACGAATCAAAACGCCAAAAACCAATTTACCCAACATGCGAAGCGTCCGCCGACCGTAAGACGATGACGAAGATTAAACAATTCAATATATGTactcgattttcttttaatcccGTCAAAACCGTGAATTAAACTTGGCGTTGCACCTCTATAAAGAATCATAAAAAACTACCTAGCAAACTCATTTTCGATCCGTGGGTAAGCAAATTTTTGTGAATCGGGTCCTAGCCCCAACAAAAAGAGAACGGGAATAAAATGCATGGCAACAATGCCAACAGTCGAGCTTTTTTTTCGTCGTGAGGTGGCGCCATTTTGTCATTTACCGCCAAGGTTTTGTGCGTCTAGGATTGTGTTACTCAATCTAAATTTGAGAATTATTTAACTTCCACAGCAGATCCATTCTTTTAGCGGTATTTCTCCCCGTAGCCTGCAAAATTAAACTAATTCATGTAATTTGTAAATGGATTTGGGGCCAGGTGATCAGCAGCAGATATGTTAACTATTAAGCATTATATCTTAACCATTCATAACttaaaagttttttgtttcattttagcTAATCCCCTTTGCCACGATGCTATTTGGAAAGACTATAATGGTACGTTTTGATATAAACACTCAGCTTTTATGCTGCATAAGTAGTGAGAATATTGCTGATGTTACTTTCATTTTGATGTATTTAGGAAGTATTTTAACATCCAGTACATTAAGGAGGAACAGAGATATCTTTTCTGTTATTCTGTGGTAATGCCAGCTACTTTATCACCCTGTTCCATCAACTAAGCAAACGAGGTGCAGatgaaaaagttttctttttgctaaacaaaaaaaagtgctgcATTGGGTAAGTCATAATCATGATTCTAGTTACTTGTTATGAtctccaaaagaaaagttccTGTGTTTGATGCTTCAAAAACACTATATGGACATAGGTGTTTTGTGTGAAAGACAACTCTGGTGAAGCAATCAGCTTTTTCTGTGGTACTAAACATAGTTATATTTCAGTAAAGGTTTTTTTGTCTATAGACTTCAGTTGTTCAGTAgttcatgttttcttttaaaaacgatTAGAACATCTCAGGTTTGTCATATGATTTACAAGGATTTCAGCTTTGTCTAAGTTGTATGGAGACTATTATGACGAAAAACAATtgtaaaaatgattttgtttattattattgtctTTTTAATCGCAACaaccatttcttcttttctttttgtatgttgCTTAGCATGAAGTATGGACACCCCGCGCCGCCATCGAACTGGAACTGCGACTGGAACGTTatacaaaagaaacgagaCGTGGCCGTCGTCGAAAAAGAACTTTGCAGCCAAAAGTTGTGGTACTGGCCATCGTTTCTCCAAACAGTTGAACAATACAGCCGCCAACAAGTAAGTTTGACTTttcttataaaatttttaatttcacaTTTGCAATATGCAACCAGGGGCAATGTGCGACGTCCAGAAGGCGTCCTCAACCGTGGAACGGTGACGAAGAGGCTCTGAAGAAGTGCGTCGCTATAGTGTGTTCGCCCGGACACGGATGATGGCCAGTGAGGCCCTGTTGAAAAGTCTGTCGATAAAATTTGTGCTCCCTTCAAGCTCTTTCAGTTGAAGCAGAATGGCTTGACTAGCTGCGGTTGCGGACACGTCAAGCAGCGTTGGACTAATCATGGCAAGTGCCGCAAAATATATCAAAGAGGCCAGTAGCTCCTCTTCGGTCTCTTTCAccaattgcctttttttttttttgtattgtaaAGTAACCAATTGGTGGCTGAATCTATATGGAATGTTCAGAAGTCGACCGAGAAAATCCAGCAAACGCGGTTTCGTTTCGTCCGGGTGCTCGAAACACGTTTGGCCCTGATACCATAGTTGATTTGTCCCAGTATATTCATTACTTTTAATGGAGTTGTAGCTACAGGTACGTAATAAATGCAATACGCTTGCACAAGTTTTAATAATCAAGCATTATCAAGTGATAATCAGTCGCGTTTAATGTAGCATGACCAGCAATTGTTAAGAGTTAGTATCCCTTCAGTTGTATAACAGAAACGAAACTTGGACAGTCACACACGGTAAGGTAGAAATTCAAACCCACATAGATGGCGTTTCTGGTGTTGAGTACGCCATCTCTCCGCAGTAATATGCGTAGCTTTTGCAGGCATTGCTAATGGTAAACTTTTTGTCGATTTAGTCCTGAACTGCAGCATAGACCAGAATTTCACAAGAGACGCATATCATGGCGGCATACACGTTTTACACACTCGTCGTTAATCATGAAAGTTTTCTCTTGTGTGAAAGGTTGTGGTGTTGCAACTGGTATTATTTACATTGGTTATGGTTATGTACTGTGGCCAGATACGTATATATAAGTTAAAACTACGATGGGATTTCAGTTAAATCAACTCAAAGGTGTTTTTTGGTTGCCGAATATGGAAGGGAAAGTGCCATCAAATTACTGTAAGAACGCTTAGCTCCACAGAAATGTGCGGGTTACCTAATAACAGTTCTTTTTGTTCCAGATCCTATCTAGCATAACAATAGAACTATTTTACCTCCATTTTCCCAGTTGAAAAATGCCAAATCATGAAGGTTTTTCAATGTTGGATTACCTGGAGGTGTCTGGCTACAGAGACACTTAGAATTCAGCTTTGTGGGTTTTAGATATCAGGAAACACATTTATTTCTGAAAATCTTTAGAAATGTTATCTATTGATGTCAccgatatttttctttacgaaGTGGCCAGAATAGCTAAGCTATCGCATGTACTGGGGATTGGGATGTCAGAATGAGACTGCATGACATGCCGTTAAAGTCGAAAAGTTTTGGTGAGCTTATTATTCCTTTTGTGTTGAAACCTTCATGGGGATTGAATGGAGAGAGAAAGCAATCTCCCACTTGGATCCAAAATGTTACCATCAAAGTACTTTATCTTACTTCTCTATATACTCCTGTATCAATATAGttttaacaatttttgtttatcctATTGATTGTTTGGTCAATTTCTAGGGTGGGATTGCTGCTGACATGGGCACTTTAGGCTCAGATTCAAAAGCCACTATAAGGCTGGTGAAACGGGTTCAGTTTGGCATCCTGAGCCCAGATGAAATCCGCAGGATGTCTGTCACCGAAGGTGGCATCAGATATCCTGAGATCTATGAAGGTGGTAAACCCAAACTGGGTGGCCTCATGGATCCCAGGCAAGGTGTCATTGATCGCTCAGCCAGGTGCCAAACTTGTGCAGGCAACATGAATGAATGCCCAGGACATTTTGGCCACATTGATCTAGCCAAGCCTGTATATCACATCGGATTCATTCAGAAGACTATGAAAATTCTTCCCTGTGTGGGCTTTTACTGCTCTAAATTTTTGGTAAGTTTTTTCAACTAACATGTGTAATATGTATTTACAGTGAAATGCTCTCTTGATACCATAGGTAAGCCCaaacaaccccaaaattaaGGAAATTTTGGTGAAATCAAAAGGCCAACCAAGAAAACGCATGGCTCATGTATACGATTTGTGCAAAGGAAAGAACATCTGTGAAGGTGGTGATGAAATTGACATAGGGAAAGATGAAGATATATCCAAGGAACCATCAAAAAAAGTTGGTCACGGAGGTTGTGGACGTTATCAACCTACCATTCGACGTCAAGGCTTGGAGATGACGGGTGAATGGAAACACGTGAATGAAGActcgcaagaaaaaaagatcgtCTTGACGGCTGAGCGCGTCTGGGAAATCTTCAAACATATATCAGACGAGGAATGTGCCATTCTGGGTATGGACCCTAAATATGCCCGTCCAGACTGGATGATCGTCACTTGCTTGCCCGTACCTCCCCTTGCCGTTCGCCCGGCCGTTGTGATGCACGGTTCGGCCCGTAACCAAGACGATCTCACCCACAAACTGGCAGACATCGTTAAAGCTAACAACGAGCTGCAACGTAACGAACAGTCTGGTGCTGCAGCTCATATCATAGccgaaaatattaaaatgctCCAGTTCCACGTTGCAACCATGGTAGACAACGATTCCTCCGGCCTGCCTCGTGCGCAGCAGAAATCAGGACGTCCAATCAAATCTGTCAAAGCTCGTTTGAAGGGTAAACGGATTTTACTCTCATACTCATGTCAAaaatcttattattttttttctctttgttggtGTCTGTAGGTAAGGAAGGTCGTATTCGAGGTAACTTGATGGGTAAACGTGTCGACTTTTCAGCACGTACGGTTATTACGCCGGATCCTAATTTGCGCATCGATCAAGTCGGCGTCCCTCGAAGTATTGCGCAAAACATGACCTTTCCTGAAATTGTTACGCCTTTCAACATTGAGAAGATGCAAGAATTAGTGCAACGTGGTAACTCGCAATACCCGGGTGCCAAGTACATCATTCGAGAAAATGGCGACCGAATTGATTTGAGATTTCATCCAAAATCTTCTGATCTGCATCTTCAATGCGGTTACAAAGTCGAGAGACACATCCGTGATGGTGATTTAGTTGTTTTCAACCGACAACCTACGCTGCACAAAATGTCTATGATGGGGCATCGTGTCAAAGTACTTCCTTGGTCCACGTTTCGCATGAACCTCAGTTGCACGTCTCCCTACAACGCTGATTTTGACGGCGACGAGATGAACTTGCACGTTCCTCAAAGTATGGAAACTCGTGCCGAAGTAGAAAATATCCACGTCACTCCGCGCCAGATTATCACTCCGCAGGCCAACAAACCCGTCATGGGTATTGTGCAGGACACACTTTGTGCTGTCCGTAAAATGACAAAACGCGACGTATTCCTTGAGAAAgagcagatgatgaatttgcTCATGTTTTTGCCCACCTGGGATGGCAAAATGCCTCAACCAGCCATTCTCAAACCAAGGCCCCAGTGGACAGGTGATACAcctacaaataaaaatttcacaaGTAATCCCAATTAACCTTGAATTTATGGCGATTGCAGGCAAGCAGCTGTTCACCCTGATCATTCCAGGAAATGTAAACATGATTCGTACACACTCTACCCATCCTGACGATGAAGATGACGGTCCTTACAAGTGGATATCTCCAGGAGACACCAaagtcatggtagaaaatggCGAACTGGTGATGGGCATTTTATGTAAGAAGACACTTGGTGCCTCCGCCGCTTCTCTGTTGCACATTATTTTCATGGAATTGGGTCACGAAGTCTGTGGAAGATTCTACGGCAACATTCAAACTGTCATCAATAATTGGTTGTTGTACGAGGGTCACAGTATTGGTATTGGTGATACAATCGCCGATCCTCAGACCTACCTTGACATTCAGGCCACCATCAAAAAGGCCAAAGAAGACGTGATAGAGGTCATTCAAAAGTCCCACAATGACGAGTTAGAGCCCACCCCTGGTAACACACTTCGCCAGACATTCGAAAACCAGGTCAACCGTATCCTCAACGATGCCCGAGACAAAACCGGTGGTTCAGCCAAGAAATCTTTGACCGAGTACAATAACCTCAAGGCCATGGTGGTTGCTGGTTCCAAGGGTTCCAACATTAACATCTCGCAGGTCATTGCTTGCGTCGGTCAGCAGAACGTCGAAGGTAAACGAATTCCCTTTGGATTTCGCAAAAGGACACTGCCTCATTTCATCAAGGACGATTACGGTCCCGAGTCGAGAGGATTCGTCGAAAATTCATATCTTGCCGGCTTGACCCCTTCGGAGTTTTACTTCCACGCTATGGGTGGTCGTGAAGGTCTTATCGACACAGCCGTCAAAACTGCCGAAACTGGTTACATTCAGCGACGTCTCATCAAAGCCATGGAGTCTGTAATGGTCCACTACGACGGAACAGTCCGTAACTCGGTCGGCCAATTGATTCAGCTCCGTTATGGTGAAGATGGTCTTTCTGCAGAATCCGTGGAATTCCAGACGATGCCAACTGTCAAGCTTTCCAACAAGGCCTTTGAGAAAAAGTTCAAGTTTGAGCCAAGTAACGAACGCTATTTACGACGCATCTTCAACGAAGACATTACTCGTGAATTGATGAGCAGCGCCGAAGTCATCACAGAGATCGAACACGAGTGGGAGCAGTTGGACAAAGATCGTGAAGCCCTACGTCAAATTTTCCCAACTGGCGAGAACAAGGTAGTGTTGCCTTGCAATCTTCAACGCATGATCTGGAACGTTCAGAAGATTTTCCACATCAATAAACGAGCACCAACAGACCTTAGCCCGCTGCGTGTCATTCAAGGTGTCAGAGACCTGCTTTCCAGATGTGTCATTGTAGTTGGGGAGGACAAGTTGAGTGTCCAAGCTAATCAGAACGCCACTCTTCTGTTCCAGTGCCTAATTCGTTCCACACTATGTTCTAAACGTTTAGCCGAAGAGTATCGGCTCTCCTCAGAGGCTTTTGAATGGCTTATCGGTGAAATCGAGACCCGTTTCCAACAAGCACAGGCCCAACCTGGTGAAATGGTGGGTGCTCTCGCCGCTCAATCTCTCGGTGAGCCCGCCACTCAGATGACGCTCAATACTTTCCATTTTGCTGGTGTCTCATCGAAGAACGTAACACTCGGTGTGCCGCGTCTTAAGGAAATCATCAACATTAGTGAAAATCCTAAAGCACCTTCTCTCACCGTGTTCCTGACGGGCGCGGCTGCTCGCGATGCCGAAAAGGCTAAAAACGTTTTGTGTCGTCTTGAACACACGACCCTGCGTAAGGTGACGGCCAACACAGCCATCTACTACGATCCCGACCCACAAAACACGGTCATCTCTGAAGATCAGGAATTCGTCAATGTCTACTATGAAATGCCTGACTTCGATCCGACGCGGATCTCGCCTTGGTTACTGCGTATTGAGCTCGATCGCAAGCGTATGACGGATAAGAGATTGACTATGGAACAGATTGCTGAAAAAGTCAATGCTGGATTCGGTGACGACTTGAATTGCATCTTTAACGACGACAACGCTGAGAAGTTGGTGCTGCGTATCCGTATCATGAACAGCGACGACAGCAAATTCACGGAAGAAGAGGAGCAAGTTGACAAAATGGAAGACGACATGTTCTTGCGCTGTATCGAAGCCAACATGTTGTCCGACATGACACTGCAAGGTATCGAATCCATCGGCAAAGTCTACATGCATTTGCCACAAACGGACCAGAAGAAACGTATTGTCGTCACGGAAGCTGGAGAGTTCAAAGCCATTGCGGAATGGCTTCTCGAAACGGACGGTACGCAGTTGATGCGAGTATTGAGCGAACGTGACGTCGACCCTGTCCGTACCTACTCAAACGACATTTGTGAAATCTTTGCCGTCTTGGGTATCGAGGCCGTTCGAAAATCAGTggagaaagaaatgaacaTGGTGCTTCAATTCTACGGACTTTACGTCAACTATCGTCATTTGGCTTTGCTTTGCGACGTTATGACGGCCAAAGGTCATTTGATGGCCATCACTCGTCACGGTATCAACAGACAGGTAATGCTCGTCTTGTagcaaatattttattttattttaaatttttctctaACAATTcctaattattttttgtgtacgttttcattctttctagGACACTGGTGCCTTGATGAGATGTTCCTTCGAAGAAACGGTGGACGTGTTGTTGGAGGCAGCCGGCCATGCTGAAGTCGATCCTCTGCGTGGTGTGTCTGAAAACATCATCTTGGGCCAGCTTCCTCGGATGGGTACAGGTTGTTTCGACCTCCTCCTCGACGCCGAAAAGTGCAAACAAGGCATTGAAATTCCGCTCAGCATTGGCGCTGGTATGGGTACGGGTATGTTCTTCGGTAGCGCGGCAACTCCCATGGCCGGCATGAGTCCTCAAATGACGCCGTGGAACCAAGTGGCGACGCCGGCCTACGGATCGGTTTGGTCACCTGGTCTTGGAAGTGGCATGACACCTGGAGGTCCCGCATTCTCTCCATCGGTGGCTAGTGACGCCAGTGGCCTCTCACCGGGCTATTCTCCAGCTTGGTCTCCGCAACCGGGCAGTCCAGGGTCGCCTGGTCCGGGTATGAGCCCTTACATTCCCAGTCCTGGAATGTCACCTTCATATTCGCCTTCATCACCGGCTTACGCGCCTACCAGCCCTTCAATGACGCCGTCAAGTCCGTCTTATTCGCCTACC carries:
- the LOC130700879 gene encoding DNA-directed RNA polymerase II subunit RPB1-like, with amino-acid sequence MGTLGSDSKATIRLVKRVQFGILSPDEIRRMSVTEGGIRYPEIYEGGKPKLGGLMDPRQGVIDRSARCQTCAGNMNECPGHFGHIDLAKPVYHIGFIQKTMKILPCVGFYCSKFLVSPNNPKIKEILVKSKGQPRKRMAHVYDLCKGKNICEGGDEIDIGKDEDISKEPSKKVGHGGCGRYQPTIRRQGLEMTGEWKHVNEDSQEKKIVLTAERVWEIFKHISDEECAILGMDPKYARPDWMIVTCLPVPPLAVRPAVVMHGSARNQDDLTHKLADIVKANNELQRNEQSGAAAHIIAENIKMLQFHVATMVDNDSSGLPRAQQKSGRPIKSVKARLKGKEGRIRGNLMGKRVDFSARTVITPDPNLRIDQVGVPRSIAQNMTFPEIVTPFNIEKMQELVQRGNSQYPGAKYIIRENGDRIDLRFHPKSSDLHLQCGYKVERHIRDGDLVVFNRQPTLHKMSMMGHRVKVLPWSTFRMNLSCTSPYNADFDGDEMNLHVPQSMETRAEVENIHVTPRQIITPQANKPVMGIVQDTLCAVRKMTKRDVFLEKEQMMNLLMFLPTWDGKMPQPAILKPRPQWTGKQLFTLIIPGNVNMIRTHSTHPDDEDDGPYKWISPGDTKVMVENGELVMGILCKKTLGASAASLLHIIFMELGHEVCGRFYGNIQTVINNWLLYEGHSIGIGDTIADPQTYLDIQATIKKAKEDVIEVIQKSHNDELEPTPGNTLRQTFENQVNRILNDARDKTGGSAKKSLTEYNNLKAMVVAGSKGSNINISQVIACVGQQNVEGKRIPFGFRKRTLPHFIKDDYGPESRGFVENSYLAGLTPSEFYFHAMGGREGLIDTAVKTAETGYIQRRLIKAMESVMVHYDGTVRNSVGQLIQLRYGEDGLSAESVEFQTMPTVKLSNKAFEKKFKFEPSNERYLRRIFNEDITRELMSSAEVITEIEHEWEQLDKDREALRQIFPTGENKVVLPCNLQRMIWNVQKIFHINKRAPTDLSPLRVIQGVRDLLSRCVIVVGEDKLSVQANQNATLLFQCLIRSTLCSKRLAEEYRLSSEAFEWLIGEIETRFQQAQAQPGEMVGALAAQSLGEPATQMTLNTFHFAGVSSKNVTLGVPRLKEIINISENPKAPSLTVFLTGAAARDAEKAKNVLCRLEHTTLRKVTANTAIYYDPDPQNTVISEDQEFVNVYYEMPDFDPTRISPWLLRIELDRKRMTDKRLTMEQIAEKVNAGFGDDLNCIFNDDNAEKLVLRIRIMNSDDSKFTEEEEQVDKMEDDMFLRCIEANMLSDMTLQGIESIGKVYMHLPQTDQKKRIVVTEAGEFKAIAEWLLETDGTQLMRVLSERDVDPVRTYSNDICEIFAVLGIEAVRKSVEKEMNMVLQFYGLYVNYRHLALLCDVMTAKGHLMAITRHGINRQDTGALMRCSFEETVDVLLEAAGHAEVDPLRGVSENIILGQLPRMGTGCFDLLLDAEKCKQGIEIPLSIGAGMGTGMFFGSAATPMAGMSPQMTPWNQVATPAYGSVWSPGLGSGMTPGGPAFSPSVASDASGLSPGYSPAWSPQPGSPGSPGPGMSPYIPSPGMSPSYSPSSPAYAPTSPSMTPSSPSYSPTSPSYSPTSPNYSPTSPGYSPTSPSYSPTSPSYSPTSPSYSPTSPTYSPTSPSYSPTSPSYSPTSPSYSPTSPTYSPSSPSYSPSSPSYSPTSPSYSPTSPSYSPTSPSYSPSSPSYTPASPSYSPTSPSYSPSSPQYSPRSPAYSPSSPKYSPTSPSYSPGSPQYTPASPKYSPTSPTYSPTSPAYSPSSPKYSPTSPRYSPASPKYSPTSPSYSPASPAYSPSSPNYSPTSPSYSPASPKYSPTSPTYSPAPTGYSPTSPSYSPTSPTYESDSEREKEDRRKRSRR